In Caldisericota bacterium, the genomic window TCGTTTAGTAATAAGATCGCCTGTCCTACAGGAGCTGTTAATTTTTTCTTCCCTGCATTTTCCTTATTCTGACTCCTGACTCCTGACTTCTGCCTCCTATCTTCTCTTTCTTTTTTCCTTATTCTGACTCCTGACTCCTGACTTCTGACTCCTATCTTTTGTTTTCTTTCTCTTTCACTTATAACCCGCACCTATACGCTAAACGCTGTACGCTCTACGCTAGTATGCATCTTGATCTTGCAACCTTCTTTATCTTTTCTTAACTCGATACTCAATACTCGATACTCGATACTGTTTTCCCCTTGCATTTCTCCCCCACATATATTATAATATCCCTAAGTTCACATCCTGAACATTAATTGGCAGATAATCTGATTATATTTTGTTTTTGTTTTTATCTTACTTGTCCGACCAGTCTTCAGGTTTAACGGGCACTAAATAAATGCAAATACAAAAAGAAGTGGAAAAGATTTTACATAGTTAATAGAGAAGAAAATATTTAGGTCTAAGTTGGAGGTATGTATGAGAGAACTTACGCATCTTGATCAGCTTGAAGCTGAAGCAATTTATATTATTCGGGAAGTGGTTGCAGAATGCGAAAAGCCGGTTATGCTTTATAGTATCGGTAAAGACAGCTCTGTTATGCTGCATCTTTCGATGAAGGCCTTTTATCCAGAGAAACCACCTTTTCCTTTCATGCATATTGATACAACCTGGAAGTTCAAAGAAATGATTGAATTCAGGGATAGAAAAACTAAAGAGCTTGGTATTGAGATGCTTGTTTACTCTAACATGGAGGGCGTTAAAAAAGGAATCAATCCCTTTGATCACGGCTCTGCTTATACTGATATTATGAAGACAGAAGCATTAAAGGCAGGACTTGATAAATATGGTTTTACTGTAGCCTTTGGCGGTGGAAGAAGAGATGAGGAAAAATCCAGAGCAAAAGAAAGAATCTTCTCATTTAGAAACAGCGCACATGCCTGGGATCCTAAAAACCAAAGACCGGAAATGTGGAAACTATATAATACTCGAATTAATAAAGGCGAGAGTCTGAGGGTGTTCCCTATTTCTAACTGGACAGAAAAAGATATATGGCAGTATATTGGAAGGGAAAAGATTGAAATTGTGCCATTATATTTTGCCAAAGAAAGACCTGTTGTATATCGGGATGGAAATATCATTTTGGTGGAT contains:
- the cysD gene encoding sulfate adenylyltransferase subunit CysD, with product MRELTHLDQLEAEAIYIIREVVAECEKPVMLYSIGKDSSVMLHLSMKAFYPEKPPFPFMHIDTTWKFKEMIEFRDRKTKELGIEMLVYSNMEGVKKGINPFDHGSAYTDIMKTEALKAGLDKYGFTVAFGGGRRDEEKSRAKERIFSFRNSAHAWDPKNQRPEMWKLYNTRINKGESLRVFPISNWTEKDIWQYIGREKIEIVPLYFAKERPVVYRDGNIILVDDDRMKLLPGEKIVMKKVRFRTLGCYPLTGGIESEADTLDAIIEETLGAISSERTSRVIDQEAAASMERRKREGYF